One region of Oryza sativa Japonica Group chromosome 5, ASM3414082v1 genomic DNA includes:
- the LOC9269781 gene encoding uncharacterized protein — MVAGPSQDGSATEGRRRRRITRVRRRRRRRTAASRHTASSLSLLFSFPSLSLDARRRAALPVAGAHEAPPLPLRPPRRRPRRRGVRLHRALLKAPHAPPPPPRRGPPWQQRCHAGAGPCRGVRRPRPPLQCVRSPVKEGLVMTASDRHRGRGSRSPCLLRLRLGFLGGLGGEIKAVLMARWLVLIWSTAARTPRSTWR; from the coding sequence ATGGTGGCCGGCCCGAGCCAGGACGGCTCGGCCacagaggggcggcggcggcggcgcatcaccagggttcgccgccgacggcgacgacgcacggcggcatcccggcacacggcttcctctctctctctcctcttttcttttccctctctctctctcgacgcACGCCGACGTGCTGCACTGCCCGTCGCCGGAGCTCATGAGGCTCCTCCTCTGCCACTTCGACCGCCtcggcgtcgtcctcgccgccgcggagtTCGTCTTCACCGAGCCCTACTCAAAGCGCCTcatgctccgcctccgcctccgcggcgaGGTCCTCCATGGCAGCAGCGGTGTCACGCTGGAGCAGGGCCATGCCGTGGAGTTCGCCGTCCACGACCGCCTCTACAATGCGTGCGCTCACCGGTGAAGGAGGGATTGGTGATGACGGCTTCAGATCGAcaccggggaagaggaagccgATCTCCATGCCTCTTGCGTCTCCGGTTGGGATTCTTGGGGGGTCTTGGAGGGGAGATCAAGGCGGTGCTGATGGCGCGGTGGCTCGTCCTAATTTGGTCCACGGCGGCTAGAACACCGAGGTCGACATGGCGGTGA